In Saccharicrinis fermentans DSM 9555 = JCM 21142, a genomic segment contains:
- a CDS encoding PorP/SprF family type IX secretion system membrane protein, with protein MIQRNNIIHLIILILSIVGMDGVKAQDASFSQNYASPLYLSPSFTGLTEGSRMSLHYRDQWPNIPGTYRTMAFSYDHYLADYNSGIGLQFYRDDSGGGLLVKQNVGLLYAYEIYVNEDIMIRPGLQFKLAQSFIDPNKGYTAKAYNPAGELIDLTALPVDRDKVNNFDAAASVMLYSNFYWGGVTIDHLVKSDEAFTDVTTDTNIKFTVFGGFKWVYKEGRRRMPDQSVSFAFNYRKQADFSQLDLGAYWMYNPIELGLWYRGMPTENAEGLGNQDAIIAILGVHLGHMRLGYSFDLTTSDLTSSGGAHEFSIMYTIPSSNKPKINRSAIPCSQPGYYGGGPSRSKFRSRSRRMF; from the coding sequence ATGATTCAACGTAACAACATAATTCATTTGATTATTTTGATATTGTCCATTGTGGGGATGGATGGTGTCAAGGCACAGGATGCATCATTTTCTCAAAATTATGCGTCGCCGCTTTATTTGAGTCCTTCTTTTACCGGCTTAACTGAGGGAAGTAGGATGTCGTTGCATTATCGTGATCAATGGCCTAATATACCTGGAACCTATAGAACCATGGCATTTTCTTATGACCATTATTTGGCTGATTATAATAGTGGAATTGGCTTACAGTTTTATAGAGATGATTCCGGTGGAGGACTGCTGGTGAAGCAAAATGTAGGTTTGTTGTATGCCTATGAAATATATGTTAACGAAGATATTATGATACGGCCCGGGTTGCAGTTTAAATTGGCTCAGTCTTTTATTGATCCTAATAAAGGATATACCGCCAAGGCTTATAATCCTGCAGGTGAGCTTATTGATTTAACTGCATTACCGGTAGATCGTGATAAAGTGAATAACTTTGATGCAGCAGCGTCTGTGATGCTTTATAGTAATTTTTATTGGGGAGGTGTAACAATTGATCATCTGGTGAAAAGTGATGAAGCTTTTACGGATGTTACTACAGATACGAATATTAAGTTTACCGTTTTTGGAGGCTTTAAATGGGTGTATAAGGAAGGAAGGAGGCGCATGCCTGATCAAAGCGTGAGTTTTGCTTTTAATTACCGGAAACAGGCCGATTTTAGTCAGTTGGATTTGGGGGCGTATTGGATGTATAATCCCATTGAATTGGGATTGTGGTATAGAGGTATGCCCACAGAAAATGCCGAGGGACTCGGGAATCAGGATGCAATTATTGCTATTTTGGGTGTTCATCTTGGTCACATGCGGCTGGGGTACTCATTTGACTTAACTACTTCTGACTTAACTAGTTCTGGTGGAGCTCATGAGTTTTCTATTATGTATACCATACCATCTTCTAATAAACCTAAGATTAATAGAAGTGCCATTCCTTGTTCTCAGCCGGGTTACTATGGAGGCGGACCTTCTCGTAGTAAATTCCGATCTCGTTCACGTAGGATGTTCTGA
- a CDS encoding OmpH family outer membrane protein, which yields MKKNLQVVNFALLLGLASFMFVGCQTKTSSEDKTSKDASDGLNENGTFPVAYIDTDSLLRQYGLAIDLQEELLKKEEKSRTDFNEQAKKLQTQVAEFQRKVQNNGFLSRQRAEQEQRNLAARDQELQNLNAKLSQELMLEQEGLNRQLRDTLTNYLTELNADGRYKLILSNTLGDNVLLSAPGINITQEVADALNKRYEISKSKNTSAK from the coding sequence ATGAAAAAAAACTTACAGGTTGTTAATTTTGCATTATTATTGGGGTTGGCATCGTTTATGTTTGTGGGATGCCAAACAAAAACAAGTTCGGAAGATAAGACCAGTAAAGATGCTTCCGATGGATTAAATGAGAATGGAACATTCCCTGTAGCATATATCGATACAGATTCTCTTTTACGTCAGTATGGTTTGGCCATCGACTTGCAAGAGGAATTGTTGAAAAAAGAGGAAAAATCACGTACTGATTTTAATGAGCAGGCTAAGAAACTACAAACTCAGGTGGCAGAGTTTCAACGTAAAGTTCAAAATAATGGTTTTTTGTCGCGCCAGAGAGCTGAGCAGGAACAAAGAAATTTAGCTGCCCGTGATCAGGAACTGCAAAATTTAAATGCCAAACTATCGCAAGAACTTATGTTGGAACAAGAGGGTTTAAATCGTCAGTTACGTGATACCTTGACCAATTATTTGACAGAACTTAATGCGGATGGCAGGTATAAATTGATTTTAAGCAATACGCTTGGCGATAATGTATTGCTTAGTGCTCCTGGAATTAATATTACACAGGAAGTGGCCGATGCACTTAATAAAAGATATGAAATTAGCAAGAGTAAGAATACGAGTGCTAAGTAA